In Pikeienuella piscinae, the sequence ATAGAGCCCCACCAGCCGTAGAAATTCACCGGCAGCGAGAGCCGGGGCGCCGGCCGGTAGATCAGGCTGACCGGCTGCACCAGCGCGTTCTCGTGCACGCCCTCGGTGAAAAGCACCGACATCAGAGCGCTCTTGAAGGGCAGCACGCGCAGGCCGTCGGTGCTCGTCCCCTCGGGGAAGATGCAGAGCAACTCGTCCGCCAGCATACGCTGCTGGAGTTCAGCCTGCTGCCGCTTCGCCGCGGTGCGCCGGCGCTCGATGAACACCGTCTCGCAGAGCGCCGCGACGGCGCCCACGCCGGGCCAGTCCCGCACCTCCGCCTTGGAGACGAAATTGATCCGCGTCGTCGAGCGCAGCGCGAGAATGTCGATCCACGAGGCGTGGTTGGCGACAAGCACGCCGCCCCTGCGGATCGGCTTTCCCCGAACCACCGGCCGCATGCCGAAGATCGTGAGCATCGCCCGCGACCAGACCCGCGCCGCGAGATACTGGAACGTCACCCACGGCCCGAGGAGCGATTTCAGACCCTTGCCGATGACGAAGACCAGAAGCAGGACACCGGTGACGAGAAGCGCGGCGGCGATTCTGATTCCGCCTCTCAGCTTCTGGATGACGGTCGGCGCCGGCAGGGCGGGCGGCTCCGCCTCTTTCCATGTCGGCGTCTCCATCGATGTTTCAGCCGAGAATTCGATCGGTCGCGCCGCGGGAGGCGCGCTGATAGAACTCGCGGTAGCGGTCGACCATACGCGAGGTGTCCATCAGCAGGCAGACATCCACGGTGTTGAAGGCATGGTCGACATAGGCCCCCTCGCCGACCGACCCGCCGAGCCGGATATAGGCCTTGATCAGCGGCGGAATCTGCCGCATCGCCTCCGCCCGCACCACCTGATCGGCGGGGATCAGGTCCATCGGCACGAAAAACTCCTCGCGCGTCCGGACGCGCAGATCCTCCGGCGCAAGGTGATTGTGGTGGAGATAGGCCAGCGGCATCGCGAGTTTCGTCGGATCGCTGCCGTGAAAACTGGCGACGCCGAACATGATTTCAATCGAATGCTCGGCGACATAGCGGCCCAGCCCGGTCCAGAGCAGATGCATCGCCGCGCCGCCCCGGTGAGCGATATCGACGCAGGAGCGGCCGAGCTCCACGGTGCCGCGCGGATATTCCTTGATCTTGGTCAGATCGTATTCGGATTCGCCGTAAAACCCGCATCCCTGCTTCGCCACGTCCCCCCGCAGCAGGCGGTAGACCCCGGCGACCCCGTCCAGCGGATCGGCGGGCTTCGCATGGTTGTCGATGAGCAGGAGATGGTCGAAATAGGGATCGAACGCATCGCGTTCGCGCCGCAACGCGCGGTCGTCGGGCGACGGAGTCGCGCCCATCTCCTCCACGAACACCCGATAACGCAGGCGCTGCGCGGCGGCGACATCTTCGTCGCTTTCCGCCAGCCTGACGGTGAACCGGCCTGCGTCTATCCGCAACGTGCGCTCCTGCATTCACCGGGGGCGCTCACCCCCGGCTTGTCGGCGCGGACATTAGGTGAGGGCCGGGGACGACGCAACTCGGGGCGCACGGGGGCGCCGATCCGCCGCATTAACCCACCCGGGCGCGCTCTTCGGTTAGGCTCCACGCGACGAAGACAGGCGCTACCCCCAATCCGGAGCGACTAGCTCCAGATCGGCCGCGCCGCCAGTAAGGACGAGTTTGCCCGCATGTTCGAAATTGATCGTGATCCGCCCGCCGATATTCGACTGAACCTGGCCCAGCCCCCAGTCGGGTCTGGCCCTGCTGCGCACGATCGCGCCGGGTTCGTAGGGCGCGGTCATCGGCGTCGGTCCTCCGAAGGGGCGCGGGCCTGATGGACGATTTGCAACTTTCCAGCCTCGTCTCGTCCCGCATCTGCCATGACCTCATAAGCCCAGTGGGCGCGATCGGCAACGGTCTGGATCTCGTGCGCACCGCCGGCGGCGGCGAGGAGGAGATGAACCTGATCGCCGATTGCGCGGAGGCGGCGGCGGCCGCGCTCCGCTTTCTCCGCACCGCCTTCGGCGCCCGCGACCCGGCGGAATCGATCTCCGTCGAGGAGCTTGCGGCCGCCGCGGAAGGCCATCTCGCGCGCCGAAAGATCCGGCTCGACTGGGGCGACGCGCGGGGAACGATGCGTTTTCGCGCCGCGCGGCCGCTCCTCCTCCTCGCCCTTGTCGGGGCGGGCGCCCTGCCGCGCGGCGGGCTGATGAGGCTCAGCGTCGCAGAGGCGGAGCCGCTCGCAATCGAATGGCGGCTCTCCGGCGGGCCGGTGAAGCTCCAGGACCGCGCGCGCGCGCTTCTCCGCCAGCGCCCGGACCCGGCGGAGACGGCGCCGGGCGACGTGCATTTCCTGCTTCTCTGGCTGGCGGCGGAGGGATCGGGCGCCCGTCCCTACTTCCGTGAGGACGGCGCCGTGGGCGTCGCGTAACCCTCCGATCGCCGGGCCGGTCGACGTCAGTCCAGCAGCCGGCCCACCGCGTCGCGCCAGCCGGCGTAGCGCGCCGCGCGTTCCGCCACGTCCATCTGCGGCTCGAATCGGCGTTCCAGCGCCCAATCCTTGGCGAACTCTTCCGGCGCGGGGCAGAGTCCGGCCCGAAGTCCGGCGAGATAGGCGGCGCCGAGCGCGGTCGTCTCGGTCACGACGGGCCGGTCCACGGGCGCGCCGAGCTGGTCCGCGAGGGCCTGCATGGTCCAGTCGCTGGCGGTCATGCCGCCATCGACGCGCAGAACCGTGTCGCCATCGGCGGACCAGTCGCCTTTCATCGCTTCCAGCAGATCCTGGGTCTGGAACGCCACGCTTTCGAGCGCGGCGCGGGCGAACTCCGCCGGGCCGGTGTTCCTCGTGATGCCGAAGATCGCGCCCCGCACGTCCGGCGCCCACCAGGGCGCGCCGAGGCCGGTGAAGGCCGGCACCATGTAAAGCCGCTGATCGGGGTCGGCCCGCATCGCGAGCGTCTGGGTCTCGCCCGCTTCGCGAATCATCTTCAGCCCGTCGCGGAGCCACTGCACAACCGCCCCGGCGATGAAGATCGAGCCCTCGAGCGCGTAGGTCGGCTCTCCGTCGAGCTGATAGGCGATGGTCGTCAGTAACCGGTTGGAGGAGG encodes:
- a CDS encoding lysophospholipid acyltransferase family protein; translation: METPTWKEAEPPALPAPTVIQKLRGGIRIAAALLVTGVLLLVFVIGKGLKSLLGPWVTFQYLAARVWSRAMLTIFGMRPVVRGKPIRRGGVLVANHASWIDILALRSTTRINFVSKAEVRDWPGVGAVAALCETVFIERRRTAAKRQQAELQQRMLADELLCIFPEGTSTDGLRVLPFKSALMSVLFTEGVHENALVQPVSLIYRPAPRLSLPVNFYGWWGSMKFESHVWQVAMRSRGGVAEIVFHDAVRAADWPDRKALTQHCEQAVRSAFFSNRIEQG
- a CDS encoding GNAT family N-acetyltransferase gives rise to the protein MRIDAGRFTVRLAESDEDVAAAQRLRYRVFVEEMGATPSPDDRALRRERDAFDPYFDHLLLIDNHAKPADPLDGVAGVYRLLRGDVAKQGCGFYGESEYDLTKIKEYPRGTVELGRSCVDIAHRGGAAMHLLWTGLGRYVAEHSIEIMFGVASFHGSDPTKLAMPLAYLHHNHLAPEDLRVRTREEFFVPMDLIPADQVVRAEAMRQIPPLIKAYIRLGGSVGEGAYVDHAFNTVDVCLLMDTSRMVDRYREFYQRASRGATDRILG
- a CDS encoding DUF3553 domain-containing protein — its product is MTAPYEPGAIVRSRARPDWGLGQVQSNIGGRITINFEHAGKLVLTGGAADLELVAPDWG
- a CDS encoding histidine phosphotransferase family protein, whose product is MDDLQLSSLVSSRICHDLISPVGAIGNGLDLVRTAGGGEEEMNLIADCAEAAAAALRFLRTAFGARDPAESISVEELAAAAEGHLARRKIRLDWGDARGTMRFRAARPLLLLALVGAGALPRGGLMRLSVAEAEPLAIEWRLSGGPVKLQDRARALLRQRPDPAETAPGDVHFLLLWLAAEGSGARPYFREDGAVGVA